In a single window of the Nitrospira sp. MA-1 genome:
- the nadA gene encoding quinolinate synthase NadA — protein sequence MPTITEFPITDYQTLPDQELFDRIVDAKAILGRKVLLLGHNYQRDDVIIHADFRGDSLLLAKYAAEHPEFPHVVFCGVHFMAETADILSRSNQTVILPDMAAGCSMADMASMEQVDDCWERLARVLPVEETVTPIVYVNSAASLKAFCGEHGGVTCTSSNAKAIMNWAWERREKILFFPDEHLGRNTANAMGFPPEEMIVWDPFQPNGGHTRETIHKARLILWKGHCSVHQMFQPAHVSYFRKQYPNVRVIVHPECHEDVVNQADLVGSTEFIIRTVTQADPGTIWAVGTELNLVNRLKQDQADKQVFFLSPMVCRCSTMYRIDGPHLCWAMENLVQGHVVNHIQVPDEEKVFAKLALDRMMDLS from the coding sequence ATGCCCACTATTACAGAATTTCCTATTACTGACTACCAAACTCTTCCGGATCAGGAATTGTTTGATCGAATTGTCGACGCAAAAGCCATATTAGGTCGGAAAGTATTGCTATTGGGACACAACTATCAACGGGATGATGTAATCATCCATGCCGATTTTCGAGGCGATTCTCTTCTCTTGGCCAAGTATGCGGCTGAGCACCCTGAATTTCCTCATGTGGTGTTTTGTGGGGTGCATTTCATGGCTGAAACAGCCGACATTCTCAGTCGTTCCAATCAAACGGTCATTCTGCCCGATATGGCTGCTGGCTGCTCAATGGCGGATATGGCTTCCATGGAACAGGTGGATGATTGTTGGGAGCGGCTCGCCCGGGTGTTGCCTGTTGAGGAGACCGTGACCCCCATCGTGTATGTGAATTCAGCTGCTTCTCTCAAAGCCTTTTGCGGAGAACATGGTGGGGTGACCTGCACTTCTTCAAACGCCAAAGCCATTATGAACTGGGCCTGGGAGAGACGGGAGAAAATTCTTTTCTTCCCGGATGAGCATTTAGGGCGGAACACCGCGAATGCGATGGGATTTCCCCCTGAGGAGATGATCGTCTGGGATCCCTTTCAACCCAATGGCGGGCATACTCGCGAAACCATACACAAGGCTCGTCTGATTCTCTGGAAGGGGCATTGTAGTGTGCATCAGATGTTCCAACCGGCACACGTTAGCTATTTCCGAAAGCAGTATCCTAATGTTCGGGTTATTGTGCATCCTGAATGTCATGAGGATGTGGTCAATCAGGCAGACCTGGTGGGATCGACGGAATTTATTATTCGGACGGTGACTCAGGCCGATCCAGGAACAATTTGGGCGGTGGGAACCGAACTGAATCTGGTGAATCGGTTGAAACAAGATCAAGCCGATAAGCAAGTCTTTTTCCTTTCCCCAATGGTGTGTCGCTGTTCGACGATGTATAGAATTGATGGGCCTCATTTATGTTGGGCCATGGAAAATCTCGTGCAGGGTCATGTGGTTAATCACATCCAAGTTCCTGACGAGGAGAAAGTGTTTGCCAAGTTGGCTTTGGACCGCATGATGGATTTGAGCTGA
- the ileS gene encoding isoleucine--tRNA ligase has product MDYKATLNLPRTEFPMKANLPQKEPERLAWWERERVYDRIQEARNGSHRYILHDGPPYANGHIHIGHGLNKILKDIIIKSKTMAGFQAPYIPGWDCHGLPIEHQVTKQLGPKKKDLSAVELRKLCREYAEKFVEIQRDEFRRLGVFGDWEHPYLTMDHAYEAAIVREFGKFVEKGRVYKGLKPVLWCTVDQTALAEAEVEYENHLSPSVYVKFPFTVLPAEMGSDQRLGLPTVKKLKAVSAVIWTTTPWTLPANQAICLHPDFDYAVLQAGEEAFIVALGLVDAFAKACKIEKFEVLGKKKGKEFEGWTCHPPFAKKEIPILNGDFVTLEQGTGCVHIAPGHGMDDYLLVLKYNKPPYVEMLPDRKPLEILVPVNNAGRFTDDFPEFAGQPVLEANPGIVEVLNARKLLVGEKRLEHTYPHCWRCKQPVIFRATHQWFVSMEEADLRQKALKEIDKVQWIPERGRDRIYGMILNRPDWCLSRQRMWGTPIPVFSCQGCSTSLTDSKVIEHISVQMQESGADIWFSRSAQELLPQGTTCVQCGHGSFKKEHDILDVWFESGVSHAAVLRPQGEGWYPADLYLEGSDQHRGWFHSSLLTSVTTDEQAPYRAVLTHGFVLDGEGKKMSKSAGNVVTPQEIIKESGAEILRLWVASQDYQEDLRISKEILKQLTDAYRKVRNTCRFLLSNLYDFEPGVHSVPHADLPELDQWALWRLGQLIDNVKKGYAQFQFRQVVHELDYFCSTDMSATYLDILKDRLYTFPANSLLRRGSQTVLFEIVSSLATLMAPILSFTAEEIWQVLPEFTVEGSKPMSVHLADFPRSPTVFQNPQLHTTWAYLFQVRSKVQFALEKSRRDKVIGSSLDATVILHATQPNSALLEGYLTDLPALFIVSCVKVEAVGSLPGGELVDASLGLTIEIVKAEGTKCDRCWNIRQDVGSQTQHPTLCGRCVEALR; this is encoded by the coding sequence ATGGACTACAAAGCGACATTGAACCTTCCCCGGACTGAGTTTCCGATGAAGGCCAATCTGCCACAAAAGGAACCGGAGCGATTAGCCTGGTGGGAGCGGGAGCGGGTGTACGACCGTATTCAGGAGGCCAGAAATGGCAGCCACCGTTATATCCTTCATGATGGCCCTCCCTATGCCAATGGGCATATTCATATCGGGCATGGGCTGAATAAAATTCTCAAAGACATCATTATTAAATCGAAAACCATGGCGGGGTTCCAGGCTCCCTATATCCCTGGATGGGATTGTCACGGGTTGCCGATTGAACATCAGGTGACCAAGCAGCTCGGTCCCAAGAAAAAAGATCTGAGTGCGGTGGAACTCCGGAAGCTCTGTCGCGAGTATGCGGAGAAATTTGTTGAGATCCAACGAGACGAGTTTCGCCGGTTAGGGGTATTCGGGGATTGGGAGCATCCGTATCTGACGATGGATCATGCCTATGAGGCCGCGATTGTTCGAGAGTTTGGAAAGTTTGTGGAAAAGGGTCGCGTCTATAAGGGATTGAAGCCGGTGTTGTGGTGTACCGTGGATCAAACGGCGCTGGCTGAAGCCGAAGTGGAATATGAGAATCATCTCTCACCGTCGGTATATGTGAAATTTCCCTTTACGGTCCTGCCGGCTGAAATGGGTTCCGACCAACGATTGGGTCTGCCAACCGTCAAAAAGTTGAAAGCCGTTTCGGCCGTCATTTGGACAACGACCCCTTGGACCCTTCCCGCGAACCAAGCCATTTGCCTCCATCCGGATTTTGACTATGCCGTTCTTCAAGCTGGAGAAGAGGCTTTTATCGTGGCTCTTGGATTGGTAGACGCATTTGCCAAGGCCTGTAAGATTGAGAAATTTGAGGTATTAGGAAAAAAGAAAGGAAAAGAATTCGAAGGGTGGACGTGTCATCCTCCATTTGCCAAGAAGGAGATCCCTATCCTCAATGGAGATTTTGTCACCTTGGAGCAAGGGACCGGGTGTGTCCATATTGCTCCTGGACATGGGATGGACGACTATCTTTTAGTTCTGAAATATAACAAACCCCCTTATGTCGAAATGCTTCCTGATCGGAAGCCATTGGAAATCCTGGTGCCGGTCAACAATGCAGGACGGTTTACGGATGATTTTCCTGAGTTTGCAGGACAACCCGTTTTGGAGGCGAATCCCGGGATTGTGGAAGTCTTGAATGCTAGGAAGTTGTTAGTTGGTGAAAAAAGGCTTGAACATACTTATCCTCATTGTTGGCGCTGTAAGCAACCGGTCATCTTTCGGGCTACACACCAATGGTTTGTGTCCATGGAGGAAGCCGATCTTCGCCAAAAAGCCCTGAAAGAAATTGATAAAGTCCAATGGATTCCAGAGCGGGGACGAGATCGTATTTACGGGATGATTTTGAACCGTCCGGATTGGTGCTTATCTCGTCAGCGAATGTGGGGGACGCCCATTCCTGTGTTTTCTTGCCAAGGCTGTTCCACCTCATTAACTGATTCCAAAGTGATCGAGCATATCAGTGTTCAAATGCAGGAGAGTGGGGCCGACATTTGGTTTAGTCGATCCGCCCAGGAATTACTTCCCCAGGGAACCACATGTGTGCAATGCGGCCATGGGTCGTTTAAGAAAGAACATGATATTTTAGATGTCTGGTTTGAATCGGGGGTGAGTCATGCGGCGGTGTTGAGGCCTCAAGGTGAAGGCTGGTATCCCGCAGACTTATACCTTGAAGGTTCCGATCAACATAGGGGATGGTTCCACAGTTCGCTTTTGACATCGGTGACGACGGATGAGCAAGCACCCTATCGGGCCGTCTTGACGCATGGGTTTGTTTTGGATGGGGAAGGCAAGAAAATGTCGAAATCGGCAGGCAATGTCGTGACCCCACAGGAAATTATCAAAGAGTCTGGTGCGGAAATTCTGCGACTATGGGTGGCCTCGCAGGATTATCAGGAAGATCTGCGTATCTCAAAAGAGATTTTAAAACAATTGACGGATGCGTATAGAAAAGTACGCAATACCTGCCGGTTCCTCCTGAGTAATCTGTATGATTTTGAGCCGGGCGTTCATTCCGTGCCCCATGCCGATTTGCCGGAACTGGATCAATGGGCCCTCTGGCGGCTAGGGCAACTGATCGACAACGTGAAAAAGGGATATGCCCAATTTCAGTTTCGCCAGGTCGTGCACGAATTGGATTATTTTTGTTCTACGGATATGAGCGCGACCTATTTGGATATCTTGAAGGACCGTTTATATACCTTTCCAGCAAATTCGCTACTTCGGCGTGGTTCTCAGACGGTTTTGTTTGAAATCGTGTCCTCCTTAGCAACGCTCATGGCTCCGATCCTGAGTTTTACTGCTGAAGAAATCTGGCAGGTTCTACCAGAATTCACGGTAGAAGGATCTAAGCCGATGAGTGTGCATTTGGCCGACTTCCCGAGATCCCCCACAGTCTTTCAAAACCCACAGCTCCATACGACGTGGGCCTACTTGTTCCAAGTCCGGAGTAAGGTGCAATTCGCTTTAGAAAAATCAAGACGAGACAAGGTGATTGGTTCTTCCCTGGATGCCACCGTAATCTTGCATGCGACTCAACCAAATTCTGCGTTGCTCGAAGGGTATCTCACCGATCTGCCGGCATTATTTATTGTCTCGTGTGTGAAGGTGGAAGCGGTTGGGTCACTGCCTGGAGGGGAATTGGTGGATGCGAGCCTGGGTTTAACGATAGAAATCGTCAAAGCTGAAGGTACCAAATGTGATCGATGTTGGAATATCCGCCAGGATGTGGGTTCACAGACTCAACATCCGACGCTTTGCGGTCGATGCGTGGAGGCGTTGCGATGA
- the lspA gene encoding signal peptidase II — protein MSGGIHRFVLLGLVVASIISLDQVTKYYIASSMYLHESIPIIPGYFSLTYIRNPGAAFGIMGTTSSGFRLIFFFLTSLFAMGLLITIFLRLEPHDWWGQMTIASIFGGAIGNFIDRLQYGEVIDFLDFYINGYHWPAFNVADSAISVGVCSLLLLFAFEKRKPNLTPQENPPL, from the coding sequence ATGAGCGGGGGCATTCATCGGTTTGTGTTGTTAGGCCTCGTCGTCGCGTCCATCATAAGCCTTGACCAGGTTACCAAGTATTATATTGCCAGTTCGATGTATCTTCATGAATCCATCCCCATTATTCCGGGATATTTTTCTTTGACCTACATCAGGAATCCTGGCGCCGCATTTGGGATCATGGGCACAACCAGCAGCGGGTTTAGGCTCATTTTCTTTTTCCTGACTTCCCTCTTTGCCATGGGATTATTAATCACCATCTTCTTACGGCTGGAACCTCACGATTGGTGGGGGCAAATGACCATCGCGTCTATTTTTGGGGGTGCGATTGGAAATTTTATCGATCGCCTGCAATATGGAGAGGTCATCGATTTTTTAGATTTCTATATCAATGGCTACCATTGGCCCGCTTTCAATGTGGCCGATTCGGCGATTAGTGTGGGGGTGTGCTCTCTTCTCCTGCTGTTTGCCTTTGAAAAACGGAAACCCAACTTGACCCCTCAAGAAAATCCTCCTCTTTAA
- a CDS encoding DUF2141 domain-containing protein, protein MFPSTAYSRPNGVGLSIFWIVLLLSVSASFGEGLQLPVNTCPSEGKPIHIHVHGIKSAAGSLKAVLYGPDPESFLVKGARADKEREPAQKGSMTMCLAAPIEGKYAVVVYHDENDNHKFDRNLIGLPTEGFGVSKNPSLFLAAPNFEESSFEVIGEVTHVDVDMKY, encoded by the coding sequence ATGTTTCCGAGCACTGCCTATTCGCGACCAAATGGGGTTGGCCTGTCTATTTTTTGGATAGTGTTGTTGCTCAGTGTTTCGGCAAGTTTCGGTGAAGGGTTGCAGTTACCGGTTAATACCTGCCCCTCTGAAGGGAAGCCCATTCACATTCATGTGCATGGAATCAAAAGCGCTGCAGGATCCCTAAAGGCAGTCCTGTATGGACCAGATCCAGAGAGTTTTTTAGTCAAGGGAGCCAGGGCTGATAAAGAACGGGAACCTGCCCAAAAAGGTTCTATGACCATGTGTTTGGCTGCACCGATAGAAGGAAAATATGCCGTGGTTGTTTATCATGATGAAAACGACAATCATAAATTTGACCGTAATCTGATTGGCTTGCCTACCGAAGGGTTTGGCGTGTCGAAAAATCCCTCGTTATTTTTAGCCGCTCCGAATTTTGAAGAATCCTCGTTCGAGGTGATTGGGGAAGTGACCCATGTGGATGTTGACATGAAATATTAG
- a CDS encoding glycosyltransferase → MMTTNSSDFAPLPSQSINIESEPPDRKHLAIFLPSLAGGGVARAMVYLSEAFADRNHRVDLILCQVSGPYLDSISPKVQVIGLKGGTKWRGCFHAVSADFGALWSMLLPILLSSHPPKTIGYLPDLVEYLRHEKPDTMLTAKTPANLIALLAARLAGGKTRIVINEQTSLSPIIKTSKKWRWRFLAPLLQRVYPWADEIATVADGVAEDVSSLTGIQRDRITTIFNPVALTQVQEKARIPVDHPWFPADTLPVILGVGRHVPQKDFACLIKAFGRVRSVRPARLVILGEGRMRNELEELAETLALTQDISMPGFVDNPFAFMARASVFVLSSAWEGCPNVLIEALACGCPIVSTDCPSGPTEILQKGAFGPLVPVGDDKALAEAILEVLDHPLGQEQLRARATEFEVGRIAEKYLRLMSAH, encoded by the coding sequence ATGATGACGACGAATTCCTCGGATTTCGCCCCACTCCCGAGTCAATCGATAAATATAGAAAGTGAACCACCAGACCGTAAACATCTTGCGATATTTTTACCATCTCTAGCCGGGGGCGGCGTCGCAAGGGCTATGGTCTATCTCTCAGAGGCCTTTGCCGATCGCAATCACAGAGTGGACCTGATCTTATGTCAGGTCTCAGGTCCCTATCTGGACAGCATTTCCCCGAAGGTTCAGGTCATCGGGCTCAAGGGGGGGACAAAATGGCGGGGATGCTTCCATGCCGTGTCAGCTGATTTTGGGGCTTTATGGTCAATGCTCCTCCCGATCTTGCTATCGTCTCATCCTCCCAAAACTATCGGATATCTCCCGGATCTGGTTGAATATTTACGGCATGAGAAACCAGATACGATGCTCACGGCCAAAACTCCTGCGAACCTCATAGCCTTGTTAGCCGCACGCCTTGCAGGTGGCAAAACTCGCATTGTGATCAACGAACAAACCAGCTTGTCTCCCATCATCAAGACATCAAAAAAGTGGCGTTGGCGTTTTCTTGCACCTCTCTTACAACGCGTATACCCATGGGCAGATGAAATCGCGACCGTGGCGGATGGCGTCGCGGAAGATGTGTCCTCGTTAACGGGAATCCAACGTGATCGTATTACGACGATTTTCAATCCGGTGGCCCTCACCCAGGTACAAGAAAAAGCCCGCATCCCGGTTGACCATCCGTGGTTTCCAGCAGATACTCTACCGGTCATCCTAGGTGTAGGGAGACATGTGCCACAAAAGGACTTCGCGTGTCTCATAAAGGCCTTTGGACGAGTTCGTTCTGTGCGTCCAGCCCGACTGGTGATCCTCGGGGAGGGAAGGATGCGGAATGAGCTTGAAGAGCTGGCTGAAACCTTGGCCCTAACCCAAGATATTTCCATGCCAGGATTTGTCGACAATCCCTTCGCCTTTATGGCCAGAGCTTCGGTATTTGTGCTCTCGTCAGCATGGGAAGGTTGTCCGAATGTGCTGATCGAAGCGCTAGCATGTGGATGCCCGATTGTCAGCACGGACTGCCCGAGCGGTCCTACCGAGATTCTTCAAAAGGGGGCCTTTGGACCATTGGTACCGGTCGGTGATGACAAAGCGCTGGCCGAAGCTATTCTCGAAGTCCTTGACCATCCACTTGGCCAGGAACAGTTGCGTGCCCGCGCTACGGAGTTCGAAGTAGGCAGGATCGCGGAAAAGTATCTCCGACTCATGTCGGCGCACTAA
- a CDS encoding glycosyltransferase family A protein — MLNNPKVTVFIPAYNREKYIGDAIESILAQTFTNFEILLIDDGSKDRTSEIMRSYHDPRVRIIQNEHNLGIPKTRNKGIEQARGEFIAMLDSDDQAFPTRLEKQVNFLDAHPDYAQVGSWCRMMDEQGRPLKRIKRQPILPEDVDIQLLFRCSLSNRSIMARTEILREYGYRNDYPRCQDYDLHVRLAQKYKLANLPECLVYGRIHADQITSQTVELGDEKKRAIIRHQLNVLGVPFTEEDLGPHLTLSRMRKSQFTPDDDYLQWAENWLLKLQEANLQTHRYSQRAIAQAVREKWIRTCWAAWNGMGWKALKYYVHSPLRKSLGNTIREHVLT; from the coding sequence ATGCTTAACAACCCAAAAGTTACCGTATTTATCCCGGCTTATAACCGCGAAAAATATATTGGAGACGCCATTGAAAGTATTTTGGCACAAACGTTTACCAATTTCGAAATACTCCTGATAGATGATGGTTCGAAAGACCGTACCAGTGAAATCATGCGTTCATATCACGATCCTCGTGTGCGCATCATCCAGAATGAACACAATCTCGGGATTCCCAAGACCCGCAATAAAGGCATTGAACAGGCTCGTGGTGAATTTATCGCCATGTTAGATAGCGACGATCAGGCGTTTCCCACACGACTGGAGAAACAGGTCAACTTTCTGGATGCCCATCCTGATTATGCCCAAGTAGGAAGCTGGTGCCGCATGATGGACGAACAAGGTCGGCCATTAAAACGGATCAAGCGACAGCCCATTTTACCCGAGGACGTCGACATTCAACTGTTGTTTCGATGTTCCCTGAGTAACCGATCGATAATGGCTCGCACTGAAATTTTGCGGGAATATGGGTATCGAAATGACTACCCACGCTGTCAGGATTATGACCTCCACGTGAGACTGGCCCAAAAATATAAACTCGCCAACCTCCCTGAGTGCCTGGTTTACGGCCGTATACACGCCGATCAAATTACCAGTCAAACAGTGGAGCTGGGTGATGAAAAAAAGCGGGCAATCATCCGCCATCAACTCAACGTCTTGGGGGTGCCTTTCACCGAGGAAGATCTCGGTCCGCATTTGACGTTGTCTCGCATGCGAAAATCCCAATTTACGCCGGACGATGATTACCTTCAATGGGCGGAAAATTGGTTACTAAAACTTCAAGAAGCCAATTTGCAGACACACCGGTATTCGCAGCGCGCAATTGCACAAGCGGTCCGCGAAAAGTGGATACGGACCTGTTGGGCGGCCTGGAACGGCATGGGGTGGAAAGCCCTGAAATATTATGTTCACTCCCCCCTGCGCAAAAGCCTCGGCAATACCATACGAGAACACGTTCTCACCTGA
- a CDS encoding 2OG-Fe(II) oxygenase: MTYLNFAALEAISAQSFQEAKPYPWMNPADLLTDAGYQGLVETLPNVSMFQKRFGVKRAHGQQSHDRYTLEYRPGLPLSPHWNQFLAELQGKPYLNFLKRLFGVKSLELNFHWHYTPNGCSVSPHCDAKHKLGSHIFYFNTKEDWDPAWGGETVILDDQGKFSRKSAPSFEDFPQSLASTAIGNFSLLFQRLDKSWHGVRPVQCPEGHMRKVFIVVINRLSLADRIQRVFGKGPKGY; encoded by the coding sequence ATGACGTATTTAAACTTTGCCGCCCTAGAAGCTATTTCAGCCCAATCCTTTCAGGAAGCCAAGCCCTATCCGTGGATGAATCCCGCGGATCTCCTGACGGATGCAGGTTATCAAGGCCTGGTTGAGACCCTTCCGAATGTCTCCATGTTTCAAAAGCGTTTTGGGGTCAAACGGGCTCATGGGCAACAAAGCCATGATCGCTACACATTAGAGTATCGCCCTGGCTTACCTCTCTCTCCTCATTGGAATCAATTTCTAGCCGAGCTTCAGGGAAAACCCTATTTGAATTTTTTAAAACGATTATTTGGGGTCAAGTCCCTTGAATTGAATTTCCATTGGCACTATACCCCCAATGGATGCTCTGTTTCTCCACATTGTGATGCCAAACATAAACTTGGGTCTCACATTTTCTACTTTAATACGAAAGAGGATTGGGACCCCGCCTGGGGTGGCGAGACCGTTATTCTCGACGATCAAGGGAAATTTAGCCGAAAAAGCGCTCCCAGCTTTGAAGATTTCCCACAATCGTTGGCTTCAACAGCCATTGGGAATTTCAGTCTGTTATTTCAACGATTGGATAAATCCTGGCATGGGGTCCGCCCCGTTCAATGCCCGGAAGGGCACATGCGAAAGGTGTTCATTGTCGTCATCAATCGGCTCTCGCTGGCTGACCGAATCCAGCGGGTCTTTGGAAAAGGCCCTAAGGGGTACTGA
- a CDS encoding 2,3-bisphosphoglycerate-dependent phosphoglycerate mutase, translating to MGTLVLLRHGESLWNREKRFTGWTDIGLSPKGVIEAQRAAHILKGKRMMFDLCFSSVLSRAHETATIVLKNMDLTSVPVRKSWRLNERHYGALQGMTWWEASTQFGAKQVLIWQRHFSAVPPALSPQDHRFPGLDPLYAGLNSQDLPLTESLQDTQRRLIPCWEKDIAPLLKEEKRILLVAHNNSIRSLLQFLLHLDEASIKQITIRTGEPLVCKFDAKGNLVSYSYMRWKPKLKDCTQKLLKYCLP from the coding sequence ATGGGAACGCTCGTCCTTTTACGCCATGGGGAAAGCCTATGGAACCGCGAAAAACGGTTTACAGGCTGGACCGATATCGGGTTAAGCCCAAAAGGTGTCATTGAAGCTCAGCGGGCAGCCCACATTCTTAAGGGGAAAAGAATGATGTTTGACCTGTGTTTCTCCTCCGTTTTAAGCAGAGCGCATGAAACGGCAACCATTGTACTTAAGAATATGGATTTAACCTCTGTCCCGGTGCGGAAGAGTTGGCGACTGAATGAACGTCATTACGGCGCTCTCCAAGGAATGACCTGGTGGGAAGCATCAACACAGTTTGGTGCGAAACAAGTCCTGATATGGCAGCGACACTTTTCCGCGGTTCCACCGGCCCTTTCTCCTCAGGATCATCGATTTCCAGGCCTGGATCCCTTATATGCAGGTTTGAATTCTCAGGACCTTCCTTTGACAGAAAGCCTCCAGGACACCCAACGCCGGCTCATTCCTTGCTGGGAGAAAGACATTGCTCCCCTGCTTAAAGAGGAAAAAAGGATTCTGCTGGTTGCACACAACAATAGTATCCGAAGTTTGCTACAATTTCTTCTCCATCTCGATGAAGCCAGTATCAAACAAATCACGATTAGAACCGGAGAACCCTTGGTCTGTAAATTTGACGCCAAAGGCAATCTTGTCAGCTACTCCTATATGAGATGGAAGCCGAAATTGAAGGATTGCACACAAAAGTTGTTAAAATATTGCCTCCCCTAA
- a CDS encoding ankyrin repeat domain-containing protein, which produces MGKGENVANKFKTNNGLWLASIFNASGNGCDPTILKYLLNAGADPNETEPGYGYRSLMFSAIIKDPQTSELLLSAGAKVNHQANDGTTALIVAAWNGNKEVVQLLLASGADPTIQIGQLGGSLNKGLGPIDTALSEAKQRGHNKMVGILEAAEKKTNQSKRLGIRPYRTTCLNFRLSGMVPPCASKFSIAS; this is translated from the coding sequence TTGGGAAAAGGGGAAAATGTTGCCAATAAGTTTAAAACCAACAATGGGCTTTGGTTGGCCTCCATATTTAATGCTAGTGGAAATGGTTGTGATCCTACAATTTTGAAATACTTACTCAATGCCGGTGCCGATCCCAATGAAACCGAACCAGGGTACGGCTATAGGTCTCTTATGTTTTCTGCAATTATTAAGGATCCGCAAACAAGTGAATTATTGCTCTCCGCAGGGGCAAAGGTTAACCATCAAGCCAATGATGGGACGACGGCTTTAATTGTCGCCGCTTGGAATGGAAATAAAGAAGTCGTCCAGCTTTTATTGGCATCTGGTGCGGACCCAACAATACAAATAGGCCAATTGGGCGGATCATTGAATAAGGGGCTTGGGCCAATAGATACAGCGTTATCAGAGGCTAAGCAACGAGGACATAACAAAATGGTCGGAATACTGGAGGCAGCCGAGAAAAAGACCAATCAAAGTAAAAGGCTTGGGATCAGACCCTACCGTACAACATGCTTAAATTTCAGGCTTTCTGGGATGGTCCCTCCCTGCGCATCAAAATTCTCCATTGCCTCCTAA
- a CDS encoding RHS repeat-associated core domain-containing protein, whose product MYYPYGDTFTNAGTANVAYKYTGKELDGSTGLYFYEARYYDAVLGRFISADTIVPNPGNPQDFNRYTYGNNNPILFNDPTGRFGIKSITNAFKKAIRKLKNTLGSPGFTALSFGIQVGIVPVPFLSPIQSGILGTGLLTQSKSGRYVLAGEIIIGTAAASIACAPCTAGPVINGALAGGLSLGAAGGLSAGRNEGDISKGVLFGTATGAIVGGFSGGTLDKFGLLNPAGGVIFPSLGTLDAFAAGTAISGAILGAGKGATEAYAGGRGNFRSIIGGASKAGIEGAITSPFTTAFITSLGLPFGGGMPKTPYSNYSSPSWNAPDGNGLGELAPLAITLPGGLTDSVGEAGIKVGFWEITR is encoded by the coding sequence GTGTATTATCCCTATGGGGATACGTTCACGAACGCCGGTACGGCCAACGTGGCCTATAAATATACAGGTAAGGAATTGGATGGCAGCACAGGACTTTACTTCTACGAAGCCCGCTATTATGACGCTGTTCTCGGGCGATTTATATCAGCCGATACGATTGTGCCGAATCCGGGCAACCCTCAAGATTTCAATCGATACACCTATGGGAATAACAACCCCATTCTTTTTAATGATCCCACGGGACGATTCGGGATCAAATCCATCACAAACGCCTTTAAAAAGGCCATCCGAAAATTGAAAAACACACTAGGCAGTCCGGGATTCACCGCACTCAGCTTTGGCATTCAGGTTGGGATAGTTCCTGTCCCTTTCCTCTCACCTATTCAGTCCGGCATTCTTGGGACCGGATTATTAACGCAGTCGAAAAGCGGACGGTATGTTTTGGCGGGAGAAATAATTATTGGCACGGCCGCAGCAAGTATAGCCTGTGCACCATGCACAGCGGGCCCTGTCATTAATGGGGCCCTGGCTGGGGGGTTAAGCCTAGGAGCAGCTGGGGGTCTCAGTGCCGGCAGAAATGAGGGTGATATCAGTAAGGGGGTCTTGTTTGGAACTGCAACCGGGGCCATTGTTGGCGGTTTTTCCGGAGGAACACTCGATAAGTTCGGATTACTCAATCCTGCAGGCGGGGTTATTTTTCCATCCCTTGGTACGTTAGACGCATTTGCCGCAGGCACGGCTATCTCTGGAGCCATTCTTGGGGCAGGCAAAGGAGCGACGGAAGCTTATGCAGGAGGAAGAGGAAATTTCCGATCAATTATTGGTGGGGCATCAAAAGCAGGGATAGAAGGGGCAATCACATCTCCTTTCACAACCGCTTTTATCACTTCCCTTGGTTTGCCTTTTGGTGGAGGTATGCCAAAAACTCCCTATTCTAATTATTCTTCACCTTCTTGGAATGCTCCGGATGGAAATGGGTTGGGTGAGCTCGCTCCTCTAGCAATAACACTGCCTGGTGGCTTGACGGATTCAGTCGGAGAAGCTGGAATTAAGGTAGGTTTTTGGGAAATAACCAGATAG